In one Solanum lycopersicum chromosome 11, SLM_r2.1 genomic region, the following are encoded:
- the LOC138339466 gene encoding uncharacterized protein, giving the protein MSVKKYSLKFVKISKYSSSLVSNSRDEMSRFVTGVSEDSEEECRVAMLHHKMDLCRLMVHAQQVEEIRWRKRGREGKKPRPSDQAGSSTGRSSFRVHDRPKFKKRYQHSGNPTPSRNTNANGDKSDSKKGNDINAQRDIAVWPRQILSLGLILDAAKPPKRNKFYALNGRDEQEKSANVLTDKLLVFTLPGYTLLDPGSTLSFVSTLVTSKFDFIPKISHEPFLVSTPRGDKIRAERVLPNNCS; this is encoded by the exons ATGTCAGTCAAGAAATACTCCTTGAAGTTTGTTaagatttccaaatattcttcTTCCCTGGTGTCCAAtagcagggatgagatgagcaggtttGTGACTGGTGTATCGGAGGATTCGGAGGAGGAATGTCGGGTAGCCATGTTGCATCATAAAATGGATCTTTGTAGGTTGATGGTACATGCACAGCAGGTGGAAGAGATTCGTTGGAGGAAGAGAGGCCGAGAAGGAAAGAAGCCTAGGCCCTCGGATCAGGCTGGTTCTAGCACTGGTAGGAGTTCTTTTAGAGTCCATGACAGGCCCAAGTTTAAGAAGAGGTACCAACACTCAGGTAATCCTACTCCTTCTAGGAACACTAATGCAAATGGGGACAAGTCTGACTCCAAGAAGGGCAATGATATAAATGCCCAGCGTGACATAGCCGTGTG GCCAAGGCAGATACTCAGCCTCGGCCTAATCCTAGATGCAGCTAAGCCACCCAAGAGGAACAAATTCTATGCTTTGAATGGTAGAGACGAGCAGGAAAAGTCAGCTAATGTGCTCACTGATAAATTGCTTGTCTTTACTCTTCCGGGTTAtacattgttagatccaggatCTACCTTGTCTTTTGTTAGTACTCTAGTAACTAGTAAATTTGACTTTATTCCTAAGATCTCACATGAACCTtttctagttagtactcccAGAGGGGACAAAATTAGAGCTGAAAGGGTATTGCCCAATAATTGTTCTTGA